The window AAATGACCCCCTTCATGCCTAGGCGGTGGCACAGTTCCATGTCCAGCACCAGGGCCTCCACCGACTTGGCCACCAGCTCGCGGTTGGGGCTGGCCAGGTTGATGAGATAGGGGCCGTGGATGTAATTGGGCCCCAGCCCCTCGGCCTGGGCGCGGGCACGAAAGGCCTCTACCTCCTGGGCGCCGAACTCGCGCCGACGCCAGCTCTGGGGGGCGGAGGTGAAGATCTGCACCGCCTCGGCCCCCATCTCCAGGGCACGGTCGATGGCCTTGTCCACTCCGCCGGCGGTGGAGACGTGGGCGCCGACCTTCACGCTGCACCCCTCCCGCGACGCGCCAGGGCGCGACGAATGCCGTCCAGCAGCCGGCGCAGGCGAGGGAAGAGGACGGTGGACTCCACCGCCCTCTCCAGAGCGCCCTCGGGCAGAGGGGCGGCGGACCGCACCAGCGCCGTGCCCGATTCCAGGTCCACCGTCGCCACCCGAACCCCCGGCAGGGACAGGAGACCTCGGCGGGCGCGGGCGGCGCACAGGTCACAGACCAGGCCCTCGATGCGCAATGTGGCCACCTCTCCCTCCCTGGCCGTCACCACGGCCCGGGGGCGGTAGAAGAGACGACGCCAGTGGACACGCATGGTCGCTCTGCCCCCATTATAGGGCCTATCGAAGAGATGTGGCTGCCCTCGTCGCGTCGGTTGCGCCGCGACCTACCTCCCCTTACCCTTGGACGGTGACCGCATCCCCGACAGGGCGCATGCGGGCCGCTCCACGCACTCCCACGGAAAAAGGGGTGAAATGTACGGAAGAAGGTTTTCCCGTCGTCACCTGCTCAGGCTCGGGGCCGGGTTGGCCGTGGCCGGGATGGTGGGCTGCGGCCAGGAGAGCGAGGAGGCGCCCACCCCGGCTGCCCGTCGGGGCAGCGGGCCGCCCGTGAGGGTGGGGGTGCTAGTGCCCACCAGCGGCGTCTACGCGGCCCTGGGACGCGACCTGCTCAACGGCTACAACCTCTACTTCGAGAAGGCCGGCTTCGTGGCTGGAGGACGACCCATCGAGCTGCTGGTGGAAGACGAGACCGCCGACCCCAACACCGCCCTCACCCGCGCCCGCAAGCTCATCGAGGCCGACAGGGTGGACATATTTACAGGCGTAGTCAGCACCTCCTCCGCCTATGCCATGCGCGACCTCCTGCACCAGAGCCGCACCCTGTCGGTCATCACCAATGCCGGCGGCAACGACCTGACCCGCAGCCGCAAGAGTCCCTACATCTTCCGCGCCTCCTTCACCAGCTGGCAGGTGAGTTTCCCCCTGGGGAGATGGGTGGCCGAGGAGCTGGCCCGGCGGGTAGTCATCATTTACGCCGATTACGGCTTCGGGCAGGAGAGCCGGGCCGCCTTCAGAGAGAGCTTCGTGGCTGCCGGAGGTCGAGTCCTGGACGAGATCCCCTACCCCCTGGGCAACACCGACTTCAGCAGCGTCATCGACCGCATACGGGCGGCCCGACCCGAGGCCGTCTACGGCTTCGCTTCCGGCAGCGACGCCGTCCTCTTCCTGCGGCAGTTCGTCCAGGCCGGGCTGAGGGGGCGCATCGCCCTGGCGGTGACGGGCTGGACGGTGGAGCAGGACGTGCTCAGGTCGGTGGGACGCGATGCCCTGGACGCCTACAGCAGCCTCTATTGGGCCGTCACCCTCGACAACGCCGCTAACCGTCAGTTCGTGGAGGACTACCGGCGTCGCTACGGTGAGCTGCCCAGCGTCTTCG is drawn from Dehalococcoidia bacterium and contains these coding sequences:
- a CDS encoding ABC transporter substrate-binding protein: MYGRRFSRRHLLRLGAGLAVAGMVGCGQESEEAPTPAARRGSGPPVRVGVLVPTSGVYAALGRDLLNGYNLYFEKAGFVAGGRPIELLVEDETADPNTALTRARKLIEADRVDIFTGVVSTSSAYAMRDLLHQSRTLSVITNAGGNDLTRSRKSPYIFRASFTSWQVSFPLGRWVAEELARRVVIIYADYGFGQESRAAFRESFVAAGGRVLDEIPYPLGNTDFSSVIDRIRAARPEAVYGFASGSDAVLFLRQFVQAGLRGRIALAVTGWTVEQDVLRSVGRDALDAYSSLYWAVTLDNAANRQFVEDYRRRYGELPSVFAVQAYDGARVIAEVLEAVKGDTSDPDALVRAAEALHFDSPRGTFEFDPVTHNVVQNIYLRQVRDEGGQVVNVVVKDLGRLRDPG
- a CDS encoding heavy-metal-associated domain-containing protein, producing MRVHWRRLFYRPRAVVTAREGEVATLRIEGLVCDLCAARARRGLLSLPGVRVATVDLESGTALVRSAAPLPEGALERAVESTVLFPRLRRLLDGIRRALARRGRGAA